The Amycolatopsis nigrescens CSC17Ta-90 genomic interval GAGCGGTACGGCGAGGGCATGACGCTCAACGGCATGGGCGCCACCTACCGCCGACAGTCCAAAAGGGACCTTGCGCTGGACAGCTATCGGCGGTCGCTGCGGATCTGCCGCTCGATCGGGGATCTTCGCGGTGAGGGCGTGACACTGAACGGGATGGGTACGATCTATCGGCAGCTGCGCCGCCTGGACGAGTCACTGGACTGTCTACGGCAGGCCCGCACCATTTTCGTCGAGCTCGGCGACCGGTACGGCGAAGCCATGGCGCTCAACGGCATGGGTGATGGTCACCGTAAGGCGAAGCGGCCGGCCGAGGCCATCGCCGCCCACCGCCAGGCCGGCGACATCTTCCTGGAACTCGGCGCCCGGCACGACGAGGGCATGGCGCTCAACGGCATGGGCACCACCTACCTGATGCTGGACAAGGCGGAACTCTCCCTCGACTCGCACCGGCGGGCCCATGCGATCTTCCAGGAGCGGGACAACCCGTACGGCGTGGGCATGGCGATGCAGGGCATGGCGGAGGCGCACCGGCGGCTGCACCAGCCGGGCGACGCCCTGACCTGCTACCGGCGTGCGCGGACCGCCTACCAGAAGGCTCGCGCGCCGAAAGAGGTCACCAGGATCGACCGGCTGATCGGCGAGCTGAAGAGGTAGCCGGGCTTCTGGCAGGTTGGACGGGTGCCCGCCGAACGGTCCGCCACCCGCCGCGCGGGCCTGCTGCGGCACGGGGACTTCCGGCGGCTGTGGCTCGCCGACGTGCTCAGCCAGTTCGGCAACCGGATCAGCGTGCTGGCCGTCCCGCTGCTGGCGACCACCACCCTGCAGGCGTCCACCTTCCAGGTGTCCCTGCTCCGGACCCTGGAGACCGCCGCGTATCTGGCGCTCGGCCTGCAGGTGGGCGCCTGGTGCGATCGGCTGCGTTGCCGACCGGTGCTGATCGCCGCCGATCTCGGCCGGGCGGCGTTGCTCGCATCGGTCCCGGTCGCATGGGCGTTCGGCGCGCTCACCATCGGGCAGCTGCTCGTGGTCGTGCTGCTGACCGGGGTGCTCACGGTGTTCTTCGACGTCGCGCACCAGACCTACCTGCCGCGGCTGATCGACCGCGAGCGGCTGCTGGAAGGCAACGCGAAGCTGCAGACGAACCTGTCGGTCGCCGCGGTCACCGCACCCGGCCTGACCGGCTACCTGGTGCAGGTCTTCGGCGGCCCGATCGCAATCATGGGCAACGCGCTGGGTTTCCTGTGGTCGGCGGGCTGGCTCGGCCGGATCGGGGCGGACGAGCCGAAACCCATAAGTACCGCCCGGCCGCGACTGCGGCGCGAGATCGGCGAGGGGCTCCGGCTGGTGGCCGGGCATCCGGCGCTGCGCGCGATCTGCGCCACCGGGGCGACCGCGAGCCTGTTCCAGTCGGTGCAGACCTCGATCGTGGTGGTGTTCCTCAACCGCGAGGTTGGCCTGTCGCCCGGCTCGATCGGACTGCTCAGCACCACCACCCTGGTCGGCGCGCTGGCCGGGGCGCTGACCGCGCGACGGCTCGGCGAGCGGCTCGGCCAGGCGCGGGCGCTGCTGCTGGCCGCGGTGCTGTTCGGCTGCTGCTACCTGCTGTTCCCGTTCACCGGACCGGGCTGGCGGCTGGGGTTCTACGCGGTCGCCGGGTTCGGCGCCAGTCTCACCGTGATCGTGCTGAACGTGCTGTCGGTCAGCTTCCAGCAGACGGTCACCCCGGAACGGTTGCGCGGCAGGGTCAACGCGACCAGCCGGGTGCTGATGCTGGGCGCGATCCCGGTGGGCAGCCTGCTCGGCGGGCTGCTGGCCACCGCCGCCGGCTTCCACGCCGCGCTGTGGGTGGCCGCGGCCGGCAACTTCGCGTCGGCGGGGTGGCTGCTGTTCTCCCCGGTGCGCCGGATGCGCGATCTGCCGGAGGAATGCGAACCGGCCGAACGGGGTAGCCCCAGCTCATGAGCGCTCTTCTGGACCGTGTGCCCAAGCAGCTGTACATCGCCGGGAAGTGGCGCGACTCCGCCGACGGAAGCCGGTTCGAGGTGCGGGACCCCGGCACCGAGCAGGTACTCGGCGAGGTCGCCGACGGGCAGGCGTCCGACGCCGGGGCGGCGGTCGACGCGGCCGCCGGGGCCCAGGAGGAGTGGGCCGCGACCGCGCCACGGGAACGCGGGGAGATCCTGCGCCGGGCGTGGCAGCTGATGACCGACCGCGCGGACTCGCTCGCCGAGCTGATGACACTGGAGATGGGCAAGAGCCTGGCGGAGTCCCGCGCCGAGGTGACCTACGCCGCGGAGTTCTTCCGCTGGTTCTCCGAGGAGGCCGTGCGGATCGACGGCCGGTACACCCGCAGCCCGGCCGGTGGCGGCGGGCGCACCCTGGTCACCAGGCAGCCGGTCGGCCCCTGCCTGCTGATCACCCCGTGGAATTTCCCACTGGCCATGGGCACCCGCAAGATCGGGCCGGCGGTCGCGGCGGGCTGCACGATGATCGTCAAACCACCGCAGCTGACCCCGCTGTCCATGCTGAACCTGGCCGGGCTGCTGGCCGAGGCCGGGCTTCCGGACGGCGTGCTGAACGTGGTGCCCAGTACCTCGGCGAGCCGGGTGGTGGAACCGGTGCTCGGCGACCCGCGGGTGCGGAAGCTGTCCTTCACCGGATCCACCGAGGTGGGCCGGAAACTGGTCGGCCAGTGCGCGCGGCACCTGCAGAAGATGTCCATGGAGCTGGGCGGCAACGCGCCGTTCCTGGTGTTCGGCGACGCGGACCTGGAGGCCGCTGTGCGGGGCGCGGTGACCGCGAAGATGCGCAACAACGGCGAATCCTGCGTCGCGGCGAACCGGTTCCACGTGCACGAGTCGGTGGCCGCGGAGTTCACCAGGCGGCTGACCGAGCGGATGGCCGCGATGAAGACCGGGCACGGCACCGAGGACGGGGTGGAGGTCGGCCCGCTGGTCGACGGCGGGCAGCGGGACAAGGTGGTCAAGCTGGTCGAGGACGCCGTCAGCCGCGGAGCGATCGCCGAGGCGGGCGGGAAACCGTTGTCCGGTAAGGGTTTCTTCTATCCGCCGACGGTGCTTTCCGGGGTGCCGCCGGAGGCTAGGATTCTGCGGGAGGAGGTATTCGGGCCGGTCGCGCCGGTGACCACCTTCGCCGACGAGGACGAGGCCGTGCGACTGGCCAACGACACCGAGTTCGGACTGGTCGGCTACCTGTTCACCAGCGACCTCGATCGCGCGATCCGGGTCGGCGAACGGTTGCAGACCGGCATGGCCGGGATCAACACCGGGCTGGTTTCCAACGCGGCCGCCCCGTTCGGCGGCATCAAGGCCTCCGGCTTCGGCCGCGAAGGCGGCGCCGAAGGCATCGACGAATACCTGGAGGTCAAGTACCTGGCGCTGGCCGTCAACGCGCCCTAAGGGGTTTCTCAGTGAGCCGGTTCTACCGTGGCGCCATGCCGACCCTCGAGGTGCGGGATCTCGCCACCGCCGCGCATGTGGCGTGGAAGGCGGGCCAGGGCGAGCTGGCGCGGGAGCTGATCGCGCAGGCGGTCCTGGCCGGCGACGAGCGGGCCGCGCGGCCGGCGCTGACCCGGCTGCGCGGGCTGGTCGAGCTCTACAGCGGGGACCAGGGCGCGGCCTGGGAGAACCTGCGGCTGGCGGCGGGCGCGCTCGGCGGAACCGAGCCGCGGCAGGCGGCCGGGCTGCTGTTCATGGCCGCGGACGCCGCCCACCACCGGGATCGGCCGGACGACGCGGCCGCCTGCCTGCGGCAGGTGCGCGAACTGGACTGCGGGCCGGAGTACCACCGGTTCGCCGGCTGGATGGCGGCGTCGATGGCCGACGAACTCGACGATCCGGCCGCCGAACCGTGGCACATCCTGGATTCCGGCCCACCGGAGCTGACCGAGCAGAGCGCGCATCGCTGGGTCCTGCCGCTGGCGATCAGCCGGTTCGGACCGTACCCGAGGACCGCCGCCGCGTTCGGCGTGACGGCCTGCGAACGCTTGCACGCCAACGGAATGCTCGCGATGCACGCGGTGGCGCTTGGCTGGCTGGCGGAGCTGGAGCTCCGGCTCGGGCGGTGGCGGGACGCGCGGGCGCACGCCGGTGAATCGCTGCGGTTCGCCACCGACACCGGGCAGCACGCCACCGCGACCGACGCGCGGGCCGTGCTGGCCCAGCTCGCCGCGCGCACCGGCGACCAGGCCGGCTGCCGCGAACACGCGGACCAGGCGTTGCGTGTCGCGGCGGTGTCGCACAACAAGCTGGCCGCGGCCCGCGCGAACTGGGCGCTCGGCGTGTCCCACCTGGCGCGCGGGGAGTACGCCGCCGCGGTGGAACGGCTGGCAAGGCCGGGGCACCGGCAGGTGGCCGGGCACGCGGTGGCCGACCTGGTCGAGGCGCTGGTGCGGGGCGGCGATCCGGGCACCGCGCGGGAGGTCACCGAGGACTTCCGGCGCACGATCACCCCGGCGAAACCACGGCTGGCGACCGCGCTGCTGCACCGCTGTCAGGCACTGCTGCCCGACGAACCAGCCGAACGGCACTTCCGGCTCTCACTGTCCACTTCGGACGCCGACCTGCGGCCGTTCGAGCAGGCCCGCACGGCTTTGCTCTACGGACAATGGCTCCGCCGGGAACGCCGGGTCAACGACGCCAAGGCCCAGCTGCTGGACGCACTCGAAGTGTTCGACGGCCTCGGTGCCACGGACTGGGCTGCGGCCGCCCTCGTCGAACTGCGGGCGACCGGCGCCAGGAGCTCGTCGTCCGCGGCGGCGAACCTGACCGCGCAGGAGCACCGGGTCGCCGCGCTGGCCGCGGCCGGGCTGTCCAACCGGGAGATCGGCGCGCGGCTGTTCCTCAGCCCGCGCACCGTCGGCTACCACCTCTACAAGATCTTCCCCAAGCTCGGCATCGCGACCCGCGCCCAACTCCGCGACCTCGCCCTGGACAAATAGCCGACTATTTGCCGGTTTGGGGGCGGAAGTGGGCGGAGATCGGGACGACCAGCGGGGTGCCGGAGACGGGATCTTCGAGGACCTTCGCGGACAGCCCGAAAACCTCGTCCAGCAACGGCTCGGTGAGCACCTCGGCCGGGCTGCCCTGCGCGACGATCCGGCCCTCCCGCATGGCGACCAGGGTGTCCGCGTAACGCGCCGCCAGGTTGAGGTCGTGCAGCACCATCACCACGGTCTTCATCCGCTCGGTGTGCAGCCGGTAGACCAGGTCCAGCACGTCGATCTGGTGCGCCAGGTCCAGGTAGGTGATCGGCTCGTCGAGCAGCAGCAGCCCGGTCTCCTGCGCGAGCGTCATGGAGATCCACGCGCGCTGCCGCTGACCGCCGGAAAGCTGGTCCACCGCCCGGTCGCCGAGCTCGGTCATTCCGGTCAGCCGCAACGCCCGCTCGATCGCCTCGTCGTCGGACACCGACCACTGCCGGTACCAGCTCTGGTGCGGGTGCCGCCCCCTGGACACCAGGTCCGTCACGGTCAGCCCCTCCGGCGCGAGCGGGGCCTGCGGCAGCAGCCCGATGAGCTTGGCCACCTCGCGGGTCGGCATCTTCTCGATCCGCTTGCCGTCCAGCAGCACCGCGCCTTCGCGCGGGCCGAGCAGCCTGCCCAGCGCGCGCAGCAGGGTCGACTTGCCGCAGCCGTTCGGGCCGATGATCGCGGTGACCGTGCCGTCCAGCACGTCCAGGTCGAGCCCGTCCACCACCAGCCGGTCGCCGTAGCCCAGCTTCAGGCCGTCCGCCCGTAGTCGCACGTCGTTCACGCCCGCTCCTTCCGGCGGCTGCGGACAAAGAGGAAGATCAGGTATGGCGCGCCGAGCACCGCGGTGAGCACCCCGACCGGCAGCCCGCCGGCGCCCGGCGCGAGCCGGACCGCGAAGTCCGCGCAAACCGTCAGCAGCGCGCCCAGCACCATGGACCCGACCAGCGGCGGCTGCGCGGTCCTGGCCAGTCGCAGCGCGATCTGCGGGGCGGCCAGCGCGACGAAGGTGATCGGCCCGGCACCGGCGGTGGCCACCGCGGCCAGCCCGGCGGCGAGCAGCAGCAGCGTCCCGCGCGCGGCGTCCACCCTGATGCCGAGGCCCCGCGCGGTCTCGTCGCCGAACTGCAGGCCGCCGATGGTCCGGCCGCAGACCAGGGTCAGCGGCACCAGCACGACCAGCGCCAGCAGGACAGGGCCGACCGACTCCCAGCCCACGTCGCTGAGGTTGCCGACGATCCAGGTGGTTGCCCTGGTCGCGTCGTCCACGTCGCCGACGGTGAGCAGCCAGTACACGACGTTGTAGCCGACCGCGGACAGGCCGATGCCGACCAGCACCATCCGGTAGCCGTCGATCCCGCGGCGCCAGGACAGCGCGTAGAGCAGCAGCCCGGCGATCAGCCCGCCGGCCAGCGCGGCCAGCGGCACCCCGATCGTGCTCAGCAGGCCGGAGACCTGACCGGCGTTGCCGCCGATGGTGATCATGGTGACCGCGCCGACCCCGGCACCCCAGGTGACGCCGAGGATGTCCGGGCTGGCCAGCGGGTTGCGGGCGATGGACTGGAAGATCGCGCCGGACAGGCCGAAGGCCGCGCCGACCAGGATGCCGGTCAGCGTGCGGGGCAGCCGGAGGTCGAAGATGATGCCGCGGGTGCGCCGGTCGCCACCGCCGAACAGGGCCTCCAGCACCTGCGGCACGTCGAGCTGCGCGCTGCCCTTGCCGATGTTCAGCGCGGCGACCAGCACCAGCAGCACCGCCGCGATGGCCGGTACCGCGAGCACCCTCGGCCGGAACGTCCAGGCGAACGGCCCCACCGTCCACACCCGGCGACCTGGCACCGAACTCTTCGTTTTCACAGGCGCGTTAACCCTTTCCGCCGCACCAGGAACACGAACACCGGCGCGCCGACGACCGCGAGCATGATGCCGACCTCCAGGTTGTCCCCGGACAGCACCCGGCCGAGCACGTCCGCGGACAGCAGCAGCAACGCGCCGAGCAGCGCCGAGCAGGGCACCAGCCAGCGGTAGTCCGGCCCGGTGATCGCCCTGGCCAGGTGCGGCACGATCAGGCCGAGGAACGCGATCGGCCCGCAGGCCGCGACCGCGGCGCCGGTGAGCAGGGTGATCGCGACGATGCCGAGCGCCCTGGTCCGGCGCACGTGCTGGCCGAGCGAGGTGGCCACGTCCTCGCCGAGGGACAGCGTGTTCAGCCCCGGCGTGTTGATCATCGCGAGCAGCAGCCCCACCAGCAGGAACGGCAGGATCTGGCCGGTCACCGAGTAATCGCGGCCGGCGATCGAGCCGACGTGCCAGAACCGGTAGGTCTCCATGCCCTGCTCGTTGGACAGCACGATGGCCGCGATGACGCCGTTGAGCAGCGCGCTGACCGCGGCACCGGCGAGCGCGAGGGTGACCGGGGTGGCGCCGCGGCCGCCGACCCCGCCGAGCGCGAACACCACCAGGCTGCCGAGCAGCGCGCCGGCGAAGGCGAACCAGATGAAGCCGTACAGGCTCTGCACCCCGAGCACGACCACGGACAGCACCACCGCGAAGGCCGCGCCCTGGCTGATGCCGAGCAGCCCGGGGTCGGCCAGCGGGTTGCGGGTGTGCCCCTGCATCATCGCCCCTGCGGCGCCGAGCGCCAGCCCGGCGAGCGCGCCGAGCAGGGTGCGGGGCAGCCGCAGCGAACGGATGATCAGGTGCTCCTCGGCGCCGGTCGGGCTGGTCAGCGCGTCCAAGACGACGCCGAGCGGAATGGCCCTGGTGCCCAGCGCGATGCTCGCGACGCAGACCACCAGCAGCGCCAGCACCAGCAAGCCGAGGGTGGCGGGCCGCCGGCCGCGACGCCGGGTCGCGGGACGCACACCGACGGTTGCGGTCAACGCTTCGCTCCTGTCGGCTCTATTACTCAGGCTTTAACTACGGCGCGCGCCATCCTAGGCTCCGTTAGGCAAGGCTAACCGCACAGTTGGGATAAATCGTGACCAGTCTGACCCGCCCCCGCCGATCGCGGATCGCCGGCCGATTCACCGCCCTGTCCGCCGCACTCTGCGTGACCGTCACCGGCTGCGCTGGCGGCGACGAGCAGGGCGCCGGCGGCGACCAGGCCGCGGCACCGGGCGGGTTCCCCCGCACGGTGCAGCACGCGATGGGTGAGACCACCATCGAGAAGCAGCCGCAGACGGTGGCCGCGCTGGACGCCAGCTACATCGGCGCGGCGCTCTCGCTGGAGACGAAGCTGGTGGCGTACACCAAATACCGGTCACAGGAAAACCTGCCCGACTACCTCGGCGACGACCGGAAGTACGGCGACGGCGCCAGGATGATCGGCGACCTGGAGAGCCCGGACATCGAGCAGCTCTACGACATCAAGCCCGATCTGATCGTGTCCGCCAAGATCCGGCACGAAAAGATCTACAACGAGCTCGGCAACGTGGCACCGACGGTGTTCAGCCAGACCACCGGCGCCACCTGGAAGGAGAACATCCGCATGCTCGCCAAGGCGCTCGGCAAGGAGCAGCTGGGCGAGCAGAAGATCGGCGCGTTCGAGCAGCGGGCGAAGCGGCTCGGCGACTCGATCCGGGCGAAGCTGGGCCGCAACCCGTCGATCACCCTGGCCAGGTTCACCGAGGGTGAGCCGACCGTGCGCCTGTACAGCAGCGCGTCCTTCCCCGGCATCGTGCTGGCCGACACCGGGCTCAAGCGGCCGGACGGGCAGCCGGACAAGCAGGACAAGATCAGCGTGGACATCAGCCAGGAGGACATCCCCAAGCTGGACGCCGACCAGATCTTCACCGCCACCTACTCCGACCCGAGCAAGGACGCGGTGAACCCGAAGGACCAGTTCAAGTCGAACCCGCTGTGGGGCACGCTCAAGGGCAAGATCAGCGAGGTGGACGATCTGACCTGGCTGACCTCGGTCAGCCTGCAGGGCGCGCACCACATCCTGGACGACCTGGCCACCCAGTTCGAGGTCGACCCCGCCCGCTAACCACGTCGTGAGTGAAAAACGTTGCTCCGGCAACGTTTTTCACTCACGAGGTCGGCCGGAGCCCGTCGGTGAGAATGCGGCCGAGGTGGCGTCCAGGGGCGGAGCCGCGTTCCATCGCCAGGTAGCCGGCCAGCAGCGCGCGCACGTCCGCGACCTCGATGTCCGCGCGGACCGCGCCGGCCCGCTGGGCTCTGGTCAACAGCTCGCCGAAGGCCGCGCGGAAATCGTTGTCCACGCCCTGCTCGGCCTTGAAGCCGAGGCCGGTGCTGGCCTCCAGCGCGTCGCAGAGCGCCTTGTTGAGGGTGGCCTGCTCGGCGACCACGGCGAAGAACTCGAAGAACGCCGGCCCAGGGTCGCCCTGCTCGGCGAGCTTGGCCCTGGCCTGCTGCGCGAGCTGCTCGATCCGCTCCAGCACGACCGCCTCGAACAGCGCTTCCTTGCTGGGGAAGTGCCGGTACACCGTGCCGGCGCCGACCCCGGCCCGGCGGGCGATCTCGTCCAGCGGCACTGTCGTACCGGACGCGGCGAAGGCGGCTTCGGCCGCGGCCAGCACCCTGGCGCGATTGCGCCGGGCGTCCGCGCGAAGGGCGGGTTTCTCGACCGAGTTCATCAGCGCAAGTCTAATGGCCCGCTTCCACCACCGGTCGCGTGAAGAGCTGTTCGGCAAGGTCGGTCACCAGTGGCCAGACGCCGGGTAGCAGCAGGATCGCGGCGATCGTGAAGGCGGGGAAGATGAGCAGGTTTTCCACCCGTTTGCCGGTGCGGAACCGCAGCCAGCGCGGTGGCCGCAGCTCGTACCAGGTTTCGCCGGCGATCGGGAGCGGGAACAGGAACGGGCAGCCGGACTCGGTCAGCGCGTCGCCGAGGCAGTGCACCAGGCAGCCGGCCCCGACCGCGATGCCCAGGTAGCCGGTGAGCTGTTCGAGTTCGACGTTGGCCGCGCCCACGGTGAAGGTCCACCAGATCACCGCACCGCCGGCCACCGGGAGCAGCCAGTCACCGAGGGC includes:
- a CDS encoding MFS transporter, which codes for MPAERSATRRAGLLRHGDFRRLWLADVLSQFGNRISVLAVPLLATTTLQASTFQVSLLRTLETAAYLALGLQVGAWCDRLRCRPVLIAADLGRAALLASVPVAWAFGALTIGQLLVVVLLTGVLTVFFDVAHQTYLPRLIDRERLLEGNAKLQTNLSVAAVTAPGLTGYLVQVFGGPIAIMGNALGFLWSAGWLGRIGADEPKPISTARPRLRREIGEGLRLVAGHPALRAICATGATASLFQSVQTSIVVVFLNREVGLSPGSIGLLSTTTLVGALAGALTARRLGERLGQARALLLAAVLFGCCYLLFPFTGPGWRLGFYAVAGFGASLTVIVLNVLSVSFQQTVTPERLRGRVNATSRVLMLGAIPVGSLLGGLLATAAGFHAALWVAAAGNFASAGWLLFSPVRRMRDLPEECEPAERGSPSS
- a CDS encoding NAD-dependent succinate-semialdehyde dehydrogenase — encoded protein: MSALLDRVPKQLYIAGKWRDSADGSRFEVRDPGTEQVLGEVADGQASDAGAAVDAAAGAQEEWAATAPRERGEILRRAWQLMTDRADSLAELMTLEMGKSLAESRAEVTYAAEFFRWFSEEAVRIDGRYTRSPAGGGGRTLVTRQPVGPCLLITPWNFPLAMGTRKIGPAVAAGCTMIVKPPQLTPLSMLNLAGLLAEAGLPDGVLNVVPSTSASRVVEPVLGDPRVRKLSFTGSTEVGRKLVGQCARHLQKMSMELGGNAPFLVFGDADLEAAVRGAVTAKMRNNGESCVAANRFHVHESVAAEFTRRLTERMAAMKTGHGTEDGVEVGPLVDGGQRDKVVKLVEDAVSRGAIAEAGGKPLSGKGFFYPPTVLSGVPPEARILREEVFGPVAPVTTFADEDEAVRLANDTEFGLVGYLFTSDLDRAIRVGERLQTGMAGINTGLVSNAAAPFGGIKASGFGREGGAEGIDEYLEVKYLALAVNAP
- a CDS encoding LuxR family transcriptional regulator — translated: MPTLEVRDLATAAHVAWKAGQGELARELIAQAVLAGDERAARPALTRLRGLVELYSGDQGAAWENLRLAAGALGGTEPRQAAGLLFMAADAAHHRDRPDDAAACLRQVRELDCGPEYHRFAGWMAASMADELDDPAAEPWHILDSGPPELTEQSAHRWVLPLAISRFGPYPRTAAAFGVTACERLHANGMLAMHAVALGWLAELELRLGRWRDARAHAGESLRFATDTGQHATATDARAVLAQLAARTGDQAGCREHADQALRVAAVSHNKLAAARANWALGVSHLARGEYAAAVERLARPGHRQVAGHAVADLVEALVRGGDPGTAREVTEDFRRTITPAKPRLATALLHRCQALLPDEPAERHFRLSLSTSDADLRPFEQARTALLYGQWLRRERRVNDAKAQLLDALEVFDGLGATDWAAAALVELRATGARSSSSAAANLTAQEHRVAALAAAGLSNREIGARLFLSPRTVGYHLYKIFPKLGIATRAQLRDLALDK
- a CDS encoding ABC transporter ATP-binding protein — encoded protein: MNDVRLRADGLKLGYGDRLVVDGLDLDVLDGTVTAIIGPNGCGKSTLLRALGRLLGPREGAVLLDGKRIEKMPTREVAKLIGLLPQAPLAPEGLTVTDLVSRGRHPHQSWYRQWSVSDDEAIERALRLTGMTELGDRAVDQLSGGQRQRAWISMTLAQETGLLLLDEPITYLDLAHQIDVLDLVYRLHTERMKTVVMVLHDLNLAARYADTLVAMREGRIVAQGSPAEVLTEPLLDEVFGLSAKVLEDPVSGTPLVVPISAHFRPQTGK
- a CDS encoding FecCD family ABC transporter permease, whose translation is MKTKSSVPGRRVWTVGPFAWTFRPRVLAVPAIAAVLLVLVAALNIGKGSAQLDVPQVLEALFGGGDRRTRGIIFDLRLPRTLTGILVGAAFGLSGAIFQSIARNPLASPDILGVTWGAGVGAVTMITIGGNAGQVSGLLSTIGVPLAALAGGLIAGLLLYALSWRRGIDGYRMVLVGIGLSAVGYNVVYWLLTVGDVDDATRATTWIVGNLSDVGWESVGPVLLALVVLVPLTLVCGRTIGGLQFGDETARGLGIRVDAARGTLLLLAAGLAAVATAGAGPITFVALAAPQIALRLARTAQPPLVGSMVLGALLTVCADFAVRLAPGAGGLPVGVLTAVLGAPYLIFLFVRSRRKERA
- a CDS encoding FecCD family ABC transporter permease, translated to MTATVGVRPATRRRGRRPATLGLLVLALLVVCVASIALGTRAIPLGVVLDALTSPTGAEEHLIIRSLRLPRTLLGALAGLALGAAGAMMQGHTRNPLADPGLLGISQGAAFAVVLSVVVLGVQSLYGFIWFAFAGALLGSLVVFALGGVGGRGATPVTLALAGAAVSALLNGVIAAIVLSNEQGMETYRFWHVGSIAGRDYSVTGQILPFLLVGLLLAMINTPGLNTLSLGEDVATSLGQHVRRTRALGIVAITLLTGAAVAACGPIAFLGLIVPHLARAITGPDYRWLVPCSALLGALLLLSADVLGRVLSGDNLEVGIMLAVVGAPVFVFLVRRKGLTRL
- a CDS encoding ABC transporter substrate-binding protein yields the protein MTSLTRPRRSRIAGRFTALSAALCVTVTGCAGGDEQGAGGDQAAAPGGFPRTVQHAMGETTIEKQPQTVAALDASYIGAALSLETKLVAYTKYRSQENLPDYLGDDRKYGDGARMIGDLESPDIEQLYDIKPDLIVSAKIRHEKIYNELGNVAPTVFSQTTGATWKENIRMLAKALGKEQLGEQKIGAFEQRAKRLGDSIRAKLGRNPSITLARFTEGEPTVRLYSSASFPGIVLADTGLKRPDGQPDKQDKISVDISQEDIPKLDADQIFTATYSDPSKDAVNPKDQFKSNPLWGTLKGKISEVDDLTWLTSVSLQGAHHILDDLATQFEVDPAR
- a CDS encoding TetR/AcrR family transcriptional regulator — its product is MNSVEKPALRADARRNRARVLAAAEAAFAASGTTVPLDEIARRAGVGAGTVYRHFPSKEALFEAVVLERIEQLAQQARAKLAEQGDPGPAFFEFFAVVAEQATLNKALCDALEASTGLGFKAEQGVDNDFRAAFGELLTRAQRAGAVRADIEVADVRALLAGYLAMERGSAPGRHLGRILTDGLRPTS